From Brassica oleracea var. oleracea cultivar TO1000 chromosome C3, BOL, whole genome shotgun sequence, a single genomic window includes:
- the LOC106329331 gene encoding UDP-glycosyltransferase 73C5-like, with protein MGSEIANKTYPLHFVLFPFMAQGHMIPMVDIARLLAQSGVTITIVTTPHNAERFKNVLNRAIESGLPIKLVQVKFPSQEAGLPEGKENMDLLDSMELMLPFFKAINMLEEPVQKLIEEMNPRPSCLISDFCVPYTSKISKKFNIPKIVFHGMSSFCLLCMHILRKNLEILENLKSDEEYFTVPYFPDKVEFRRPQVPVETYVPTGELKKLAEDIIEADNTSYGVIVNTFQELEPAYVKDYKEARSGKAWAIGPVSLCNKVGEDKAERGKKSDIDKDECIKWLDSKEHGSVLYVCLGSICNLPLAQHKELGLGLEESKRPFIWVIRGWEKYKELVEWSLESGFEERIKDRGLLIKGWSPQMIILSHASVGGFLTHCGWNSTLEGITSGLPLLTWPLFADQFCNEKLVVQVLKTSAKVGVEQPMKWGEEEKIGVLVDKEGVKKAVEELMGESDDAKERRRRAKELEELAHKSVEEGGSSHSNITLLLEDIMQLAQSNN; from the coding sequence ATGGGTTCTGAAATAGCCAACAAAACTTATCCACTTCACTTTGTTCTCTTCCCTTTCATGGCTCAAGGCCATATGATTCCCATGGTTGATATTGCAAGGCTCTTGGCTCAGAGCGGTGTGACCATAACAATTGTCACCACGCCTCACAATGCAGAGAGATTCAAGAATGTTCTAAACCGTGCCATTGAGTCTGGTTTGCCCATCAAACTTGTTCAGGTGAAGTTTCCATCTCAAGAAGCTGGTCTGCCAGAAGGAAAAGAGAATATGGATTTGCTTGACTCCATGGAGCTGATGTTACCTTTCTTCAAAGCTATTAACATGCTCGAAGAACCGGTCCAGAAACTCATAGAAGAGATGAACCCTCGCCCAAGCTGTCTAATTTCTGATTTTTGTGTTCCTTATACAAGCAAAATCTCAAAGAAGTTCAATATACCAAAGATTGTCTTCCATGGCATGTCTAGCTTTTGTCTTCTATGTATGCATATTTTGCGCAAGAACCTTGAGATATTGGAGAATTTAAAGTCAGACGAAGAGTACTTCACCGTTCCTTATTTTCCTGATAAAGTTGAGTTCAGAAGACCTCAGGTTCCTGTAGAAACATATGTTCCTACAGGAGAGTTGAAGAAGTTGGCAGAGGATATAATAGAAGCTGATAATACATCATATGGTGTCATAGTCAACACATTTCAAGAGCTTGAGCCTGCTTATGTCAAAGACTACAAGGAGGCTAGGTCCGGTAAAGCATGGGCCATTGGACCAGTTTCCTTGTGCAATAAGGTGGGAGAAGACAAAGCTGAGAGGGGAAAAAAATCAGACATTGATAAAGATGAGTGTATCAAATGGCTTGATTCTAAGGAACATGGCTCGGTGCTCTACGTTTGCCTTGGAAGTATATGTAATCTCCCCCTGGCTCAACACAAGGAGCTTGGCCTAGGCCTAGAGGAGTCCAAAAGACCTTTTATTTGGGTCATAAGAGGTTGGGAGAAGTATAAAGAGTTAGTTGAGTGGTCCTTGGAGAGCGGATTTGAAGAAAGAATTAAAGACAGAGGACTTCTCATCAAAGGTTGGTCTCCACAAATGATCATCCTCTCACATGCTTCTGTTGGAGGGTTCTTAACGCACTGCGGATGGAACTCAACTCTTGAAGGGATAACCTCTGGTCTACCTCTGCTTACATGGCCACTATTTGCAGATCAATTTTGCAATGAGAAACTGGTTGTGCAAGTACTAAAAACCAGTGCGAAAGTTGGGGTTGAGCAGCCTATGAAATGGGGGGAAGAGGAGAAGATAGGAGTGTTGGTGGATAAAGAAGGAGTGAAGAAGGCAGTGGAGGAATTAATGGGTGAGAGTGATGATGCAAAAGAGAGAAGAAGAAGAGCCAAAGAGCTTGAAGAATTAGCTCACAAGTCTGTGGAAGAAGGAGGCTCTTCTCATTCTAACATCACTTTACTCTTAGAAGACATTATGCAACTAGCACAATCCAATAATTGA